In the genome of Candidatus Methylomirabilota bacterium, one region contains:
- a CDS encoding ABC transporter ATP-binding protein has protein sequence MALRGVSFRVPAGAIVTILGANGAGKTTILKTVSGVMDPQKGTVLLEGRPIQGLDPDRVARLGLSHVPEGREVFPFLSVRENLRMGAYNRKDTDGVARDLEMVNEYFPVLRARAEQRAGQLSGGEQQMLAIARALMARPKVMLLDEPSLGLAPKLVKDIFEIIRRINREHGVTVLLVEQNANVALHTADYGYVLELGRIVMEDTCERLLDKDDIREFYLGLKESSVRGTRRWKRKKTWR, from the coding sequence ATGGCGCTGCGCGGGGTGAGCTTCCGCGTGCCGGCCGGCGCCATCGTCACCATCCTCGGGGCCAACGGAGCGGGCAAGACCACCATCCTCAAGACGGTCTCCGGGGTGATGGATCCGCAGAAGGGCACCGTCCTGCTCGAGGGCCGCCCGATCCAGGGCCTCGACCCGGACCGGGTGGCGCGGCTCGGGCTGAGCCACGTGCCGGAGGGACGCGAGGTCTTCCCGTTCCTCTCGGTGCGCGAGAACCTGCGCATGGGCGCCTACAACCGCAAGGACACCGACGGGGTGGCCCGGGACCTCGAGATGGTCAACGAGTACTTCCCGGTGCTGCGGGCGCGGGCCGAGCAGCGCGCGGGCCAGCTCTCGGGCGGCGAGCAGCAGATGCTGGCCATCGCCCGAGCCCTGATGGCTCGCCCCAAGGTCATGCTGCTCGACGAGCCCTCGCTCGGGCTGGCCCCCAAGCTGGTCAAGGACATCTTCGAGATCATCCGCCGCATCAATCGCGAGCACGGGGTGACCGTGCTGCTGGTGGAGCAGAACGCCAACGTGGCGCTGCACACCGCGGACTACGGCTACGTGCTGGAGCTGGGTCGCATCGTGATGGAGGACACCTGCGAGCGCCTGCTCGACAAGGACGACATCCGCGAGTTCTATCTGGGCCTCAAGGAATCGAGCGTCCGCGGCACGCGGCGCTGGAAGAGGAAGAAGACATGGCGCTGA
- a CDS encoding ABC transporter ATP-binding protein, which produces MSFFAADNLGMNFGGIRAVDGVSFAVERGQVFTIIGPNGAGKTTIFNLVSRIYDASGGRLLFRDEDITRVPPHEIARRGIARTFQNIELFEHASVLQNLLLGRHAHARPHLVQELLFLPGVRARERAHREAAEKVIDFLDLQPYRDSLVVNLPYGVRKVVEMGRALCTEPTLLLLDEPSSGLSVEETADMAFWIEDIRTLLGITVLMVEHDMSLVSAVSDRVLALNYGRAIACGSSREVQEHPDVIKAYLGG; this is translated from the coding sequence GTGAGCTTCTTCGCGGCCGACAATCTGGGAATGAACTTCGGCGGCATCCGGGCGGTCGACGGCGTGAGCTTCGCGGTCGAGCGGGGCCAGGTCTTCACCATCATCGGCCCCAACGGCGCCGGCAAGACCACCATCTTCAACCTGGTCTCGCGCATCTACGACGCGAGCGGAGGGCGTCTGCTCTTCCGCGACGAGGACATCACCCGGGTGCCTCCGCACGAGATCGCCCGGCGCGGCATCGCGCGCACCTTCCAGAACATCGAGCTGTTCGAGCACGCTTCGGTGCTGCAGAACCTGCTCCTGGGCCGCCACGCGCACGCTCGCCCGCACCTGGTGCAGGAGCTCCTGTTCCTGCCCGGAGTGCGCGCTCGCGAGCGCGCGCATCGCGAGGCGGCCGAGAAGGTGATCGATTTCCTCGACCTGCAGCCCTACCGCGACAGCCTGGTGGTGAACCTGCCCTACGGGGTCCGCAAGGTGGTGGAGATGGGCCGCGCCCTCTGCACCGAGCCCACGCTCTTGCTGCTCGACGAGCCATCCTCGGGCCTCAGCGTGGAGGAGACCGCGGACATGGCGTTCTGGATCGAGGACATCCGCACGCTGCTCGGCATCACCGTGCTGATGGTGGAGCACGACATGAGCCTGGTGAGCGCGGTCTCGGACCGCGTGCTGGCGCTCAACTACGGGCGCGCCATCGCCTGCGGCAGCTCTCGGGAAGTCCAGGAGCATCCCGACGTGATCAAGGCCTATCTGGGAGGCTGA
- a CDS encoding branched-chain amino acid ABC transporter permease codes for MRVPFKTTYDQDLGLFQDPVQRRWYAALLAAVILLPLAVPDFLVDISMVLIYGICGVSLMVLAGYTGLVSLGHAAFLGIGAYAHVYFLQDLHLPWIVAMALAAALSAAAGVLVGLPALRMTGVYLTIATLAFALIIQEVFTRWEHVTHGLKGRPVDKPVIFGVSFTSDLAFYYLCLAVLIGALWLTANVLRAPTGRAWVAIRDSEIAAQSMGVHLARYKTMAFAYSAGLMGAAGALFAHKIGFLAPDIFSVLLSIQFLLMVVVGGLGSLHGALYGAVFVAMLPVLISEARDNVPQWAGHAAGALGHDAGNAVYLALDRFVKQPGLEPGIFGLILVLFILFEPLGIYGRWRKLQVFFSTFPLYKRATFRRQKTYMRSERLR; via the coding sequence ATGCGCGTCCCGTTCAAGACGACCTACGACCAGGACCTGGGCCTCTTCCAGGATCCGGTGCAGCGCCGGTGGTACGCGGCTCTGCTCGCCGCGGTGATCCTGCTGCCGCTGGCGGTGCCGGACTTCCTGGTCGACATCAGCATGGTGTTGATCTACGGCATCTGCGGCGTCTCGCTGATGGTGCTGGCCGGCTACACCGGGCTGGTGAGCCTCGGCCACGCCGCGTTCCTCGGCATCGGCGCCTACGCGCACGTCTACTTCCTCCAGGACCTGCACCTGCCCTGGATCGTCGCGATGGCCCTCGCCGCCGCGCTGTCCGCGGCCGCCGGGGTGCTGGTGGGGCTGCCCGCGCTGCGCATGACCGGCGTCTACCTGACCATCGCCACGCTCGCCTTCGCGCTGATCATCCAGGAGGTGTTCACGCGCTGGGAGCACGTCACCCACGGGCTGAAGGGCCGGCCGGTGGACAAGCCGGTGATCTTCGGCGTCTCGTTCACCTCGGACCTGGCGTTCTACTACCTGTGCCTGGCCGTGCTCATCGGGGCGCTCTGGCTCACCGCCAACGTGCTGCGCGCCCCCACCGGCCGCGCGTGGGTGGCCATCCGCGACAGCGAGATCGCCGCCCAGTCCATGGGCGTGCACCTGGCCCGCTACAAGACCATGGCCTTCGCCTACTCGGCCGGGCTCATGGGCGCGGCGGGCGCGCTCTTCGCCCACAAGATCGGGTTCCTGGCCCCCGACATCTTCAGCGTGCTGCTGTCGATCCAGTTCCTGTTGATGGTGGTGGTGGGCGGTCTCGGCAGCCTGCACGGCGCCCTCTACGGCGCGGTCTTCGTGGCGATGCTGCCGGTGCTGATCTCGGAGGCGCGCGACAACGTGCCGCAGTGGGCGGGCCACGCGGCGGGCGCGCTCGGCCACGATGCCGGCAACGCGGTGTACCTGGCGCTGGACCGGTTCGTGAAGCAGCCCGGGCTCGAGCCGGGCATCTTCGGCCTGATCCTGGTGCTCTTCATCCTGTTCGAGCCCCTCGGCATCTACGGCCGCTGGCGCAAGCTGCAGGTCTTCTTCTCCACGTTCCCCCTGTACAAGCGCGCCACCTTCCGGCGCCAGAAGACCTACATGCGCTCGGAGCGCCTGCGGTGA